The following proteins are encoded in a genomic region of Saccharopolyspora antimicrobica:
- the sigJ gene encoding RNA polymerase sigma factor SigJ, producing MANPVPADWEAHRPAVFGAAYRILGTVAEAEDVTQDVWLRASAADLSEVRDLRAWLVTVAARTSYNVLKSARVRREAYVGPWLPEPLLTGPDAAEQVMVDESVGTAMLVVMERLSPSERVALVLHDVFDFPFDQVAEVLGATPAASRKLASRARAKVAAADGRPRASKAETERALKAFKAAADRGDLAELVRLLHPEAVYLADGGGQVPASRRPVFGVETIARLVVRPIRLRRPDAFRIVEVNGLPAMATYKAGVLCWLDTAEVADGRITAFRRLVNPEKLARIGHI from the coding sequence ATGGCAAACCCGGTGCCTGCCGACTGGGAGGCTCACCGCCCCGCCGTGTTCGGCGCGGCCTACCGGATCCTCGGCACCGTCGCCGAGGCCGAGGACGTGACCCAGGACGTCTGGTTGCGGGCCTCCGCCGCGGACCTGTCCGAGGTGCGGGACCTCCGGGCCTGGCTGGTCACGGTGGCCGCCCGCACCTCGTACAACGTGCTGAAGTCCGCGCGCGTCCGGCGCGAGGCCTACGTGGGCCCCTGGCTTCCCGAACCGCTGCTGACCGGCCCGGACGCCGCCGAGCAGGTCATGGTGGACGAGTCGGTGGGCACCGCGATGCTGGTGGTCATGGAACGGCTCAGCCCTTCCGAGCGCGTCGCGCTGGTCCTGCACGACGTCTTCGACTTCCCGTTCGACCAGGTCGCCGAGGTGCTCGGCGCGACACCCGCCGCCAGCCGCAAGCTCGCCTCCCGCGCCCGGGCGAAGGTGGCCGCGGCCGACGGGCGGCCCCGGGCCTCCAAGGCCGAGACCGAACGCGCGCTCAAGGCGTTCAAGGCCGCCGCCGACCGCGGTGACCTGGCCGAACTCGTCCGGCTGCTGCACCCCGAGGCCGTCTACCTCGCCGACGGCGGCGGCCAGGTGCCCGCCTCGCGCCGGCCGGTCTTCGGCGTCGAGACGATCGCCCGGCTGGTGGTCCGCCCGATCCGGCTGCGGCGCCCCGACGCCTTCCGCATCGTCGAGGTCAACGGCCTCCCGGCGATGGCGACCTACAAGGCCGGAGTCCTGTGCTGGCTCGACACCGCGGAGGTCGCCGACGGGCGGATCACGGCGTTCCGGCGACTGGTCAACCCGGAGAAGCTCGCCCGCATCGGTCACATCTGA
- a CDS encoding NAD(P)/FAD-dependent oxidoreductase, whose product MARVVIIGGGFAGVWSAAGAALARGEADLRITLVNPSEHMVLRPRLYEPEPGLAKVELSRILDPIGVEHLRASVSTIDTERRTVLADGRAIGYDRLVLAAGSEVVRPGRLPGAERLFDIDTADGAQALADHLRDREDFSAVVVGAGFTGLEIATELAARGRVVLVDHAAAVGHQLGPGPRPQIESALDELGVERRLETTLTEVGDGYAALSDGTKVVADAVVWTVGMRASGLTRQISDRLDPLGRVPVDHHLRALPEVFAAGDTAAAAYDAERTVMQACQHATPMGKVAGYNAAADLLGTPLREFAVGPYVTCLDLGGAGGLFTKGWEREVLLAGAEGKAVKQRINQAIHPPVDDAAEILAAADLIRVERPFFPGEAAAE is encoded by the coding sequence ATGGCGCGAGTTGTGATCATCGGCGGAGGTTTCGCCGGGGTGTGGAGCGCGGCGGGAGCGGCCCTGGCACGTGGGGAAGCCGACCTGCGCATCACCCTCGTCAACCCGAGCGAGCACATGGTGCTGCGGCCACGGCTGTACGAGCCGGAGCCGGGCTTGGCCAAGGTGGAGCTCAGCAGGATTCTCGACCCGATCGGCGTCGAGCACCTGCGCGCCTCGGTCAGCACGATCGACACCGAGCGGCGCACGGTTCTCGCCGATGGCCGCGCGATCGGCTACGACCGGCTGGTGCTGGCGGCGGGCAGCGAGGTCGTCCGCCCCGGACGCCTGCCCGGAGCGGAGCGGCTCTTCGACATCGACACCGCGGACGGCGCGCAGGCGCTGGCCGACCACCTGCGCGACCGCGAGGACTTCTCCGCAGTGGTCGTCGGCGCCGGTTTCACCGGCCTGGAGATCGCCACCGAACTGGCCGCCCGCGGGCGGGTGGTGCTGGTGGACCACGCCGCCGCGGTCGGGCACCAGCTCGGCCCGGGCCCGCGCCCGCAGATCGAATCGGCGCTGGACGAGCTCGGTGTCGAACGCCGCCTCGAAACGACCCTGACGGAGGTCGGCGACGGCTACGCCGCCCTGTCCGACGGCACGAAGGTCGTGGCGGATGCGGTGGTGTGGACGGTGGGGATGCGAGCCAGCGGACTGACCCGGCAGATCAGCGACCGGCTCGACCCGCTGGGGCGGGTTCCGGTGGACCACCACCTGCGCGCCCTGCCGGAGGTGTTCGCCGCCGGGGACACCGCCGCGGCGGCCTACGACGCGGAGCGCACCGTCATGCAGGCGTGCCAGCACGCCACCCCGATGGGCAAGGTCGCCGGGTACAACGCGGCGGCCGACCTGCTCGGCACGCCGCTGCGGGAGTTCGCCGTCGGCCCGTACGTCACCTGTCTCGACCTGGGCGGCGCCGGTGGGCTCTTCACCAAGGGCTGGGAGCGCGAGGTGCTGCTCGCGGGTGCGGAGGGCAAGGCGGTCAAGCAGCGGATCAACCAGGCGATCCATCCGCCGGTCGACGACGCCGCGGAGATCCTGGCCGCTGCCGACCTGATCCGCGTCGAACGGCCCTTCTTCCCCGGCGAGGCCGCTGCGGAGTGA
- a CDS encoding BCCT family transporter has protein sequence MFGVAAAIMFAVVVWGAVGTDSLSVASSAALTWLITNTGWGFVLAATGFVIFALFLAFSKYGRIPLGQDGEKPEFRTVSWIAMMFSAGMGIGLMFFGVSEPLGHYVSPPPGTVPGESEAAIETSMATSLFHWTLHPWAIYAVAGLAIAYSSFRRGRSQLISGVFRPLIGKRNAEGPIGKLIDILALFATLFGSAASLGIGTLQISAGMKAAGWIEGASSTILVLIIVVLTVCFIASAVSGVAKGIQWLSNINMVLAALLALFVFVVGPTVFILDLLPTALGSYMSEFGEMASRAGATGGAEMQEWLSGWTVFYWAWWISWTPFVGMFIARISRGRTIRQFVGGVLLVPSVVSLVWFAIFGGAAIDSQKAGNAVYGDGSAEAQTFAVLDNLPLTLITSVLVMILVAIFFVSGADAASVVMGTLSQRGSIEPSRWVVIFWGAATGAVAAIMLVIGSAGGDAEKALDGIQNLTFIGALPFAIVMVLMCVALLKDLRSDPMTLRDAKGAEVLEQAVIAGTEEHEGEFQLVTTPVDEDAETADSPAGEK, from the coding sequence GTGTTCGGCGTCGCCGCGGCGATCATGTTCGCGGTGGTGGTCTGGGGTGCGGTTGGCACCGACTCGCTCAGCGTCGCCTCGTCGGCCGCGCTGACGTGGTTGATCACGAACACGGGCTGGGGCTTCGTGCTCGCAGCGACCGGTTTCGTCATCTTTGCCCTTTTTCTGGCTTTCAGCAAGTACGGCCGGATTCCACTCGGCCAGGACGGCGAGAAGCCGGAATTCAGGACGGTGTCCTGGATCGCGATGATGTTCAGCGCCGGTATGGGCATCGGTTTGATGTTCTTCGGCGTTAGCGAGCCGCTCGGGCACTACGTCTCGCCGCCGCCGGGCACCGTCCCGGGGGAGAGCGAGGCGGCCATCGAGACCTCGATGGCGACTTCGCTGTTCCACTGGACGCTGCACCCGTGGGCGATCTACGCGGTGGCGGGTCTGGCGATCGCCTACAGCAGCTTCCGCCGCGGCCGCAGCCAGCTGATCAGCGGCGTGTTCCGCCCGCTGATCGGCAAGCGCAACGCCGAGGGCCCGATCGGCAAGCTGATCGACATCCTCGCGCTGTTCGCCACCCTGTTCGGCTCCGCCGCCTCGCTGGGCATCGGAACCCTGCAGATCAGCGCCGGCATGAAGGCCGCGGGCTGGATCGAGGGCGCCTCGTCCACGATCCTCGTGCTGATCATCGTCGTGCTGACGGTGTGCTTCATCGCCTCCGCGGTGTCCGGCGTGGCCAAGGGCATCCAGTGGCTGTCCAACATCAACATGGTGCTGGCCGCGCTGCTGGCGCTGTTCGTGTTCGTGGTCGGCCCGACGGTGTTCATCCTGGACCTGCTGCCCACCGCGCTCGGCTCCTACATGAGCGAGTTCGGCGAGATGGCCTCGCGGGCCGGTGCCACCGGCGGCGCGGAGATGCAGGAGTGGCTGTCCGGCTGGACCGTCTTCTACTGGGCCTGGTGGATCTCGTGGACGCCGTTCGTCGGCATGTTCATCGCGCGGATCAGCCGCGGTCGCACCATCCGCCAGTTCGTCGGCGGCGTGCTGCTGGTGCCCAGCGTGGTCAGCCTGGTGTGGTTCGCGATCTTCGGCGGTGCCGCGATCGACAGCCAGAAGGCGGGCAACGCCGTGTACGGCGACGGCAGCGCCGAGGCGCAGACCTTCGCGGTCCTCGACAACCTGCCGCTGACGCTGATCACCTCGGTGCTGGTGATGATCCTGGTGGCGATCTTCTTCGTCTCCGGTGCCGACGCCGCCTCCGTGGTGATGGGCACCCTGTCGCAGCGCGGTTCCATCGAGCCGAGCCGCTGGGTGGTCATCTTCTGGGGCGCCGCCACCGGTGCGGTCGCCGCGATCATGCTGGTCATCGGCTCTGCGGGCGGTGACGCCGAGAAGGCGCTGGACGGCATCCAGAACCTGACCTTCATCGGTGCGCTGCCGTTCGCGATCGTCATGGTCCTGATGTGCGTGGCCCTGCTCAAGGACCTGCGCAGCGACCCGATGACCCTGCGCGACGCCAAGGGCGCGGAGGTTCTGGAGCAGGCCGTGATCGCTGGTACCGAGGAGCACGAAGGCGAGTTCCAGCTGGTCACCACGCCTGTTGACGAGGACGCGGAGACCGCTGATTCCCCGGCCGGGGAGAAGTAG
- a CDS encoding ABC transporter permease has translation MNFLDYVASRWQSLLVDSYQHASMVLQCIVLATIVGVLVGVAVYRSPAGAAIATALSSAVLTIPSFALFGLLIPVLGLGVAPSVLTLVLYALLPIVRNTIVGLSTVDQPILDAARGIGMGRFSVLTRIELRLAWPAILAGMRVSTQMLMGIAAIAAYAKGPGLGNLIFSGLGQLGGANALNMAVAGTVGVIILALLLDALFVLIGRLTTSRGIRG, from the coding sequence GTGAACTTCCTGGACTACGTCGCATCCAGGTGGCAATCGCTGCTGGTGGACTCCTACCAGCACGCCAGCATGGTGCTCCAGTGCATCGTGCTGGCGACGATCGTCGGCGTCCTGGTCGGGGTTGCGGTCTACCGCAGCCCCGCCGGGGCGGCGATCGCCACCGCGCTTTCCAGCGCCGTCCTGACCATCCCGTCGTTCGCGCTGTTCGGCCTGCTCATCCCCGTGCTGGGGCTGGGCGTGGCGCCGTCGGTGCTGACGCTCGTGCTGTACGCGCTGCTGCCGATCGTGCGCAACACCATCGTCGGTCTGTCCACCGTGGACCAGCCGATCCTGGACGCGGCGCGCGGCATCGGCATGGGCCGGTTCAGCGTGCTGACCCGCATCGAGCTGCGGCTGGCCTGGCCCGCGATCCTCGCGGGCATGCGGGTGAGCACCCAGATGCTGATGGGCATCGCGGCCATCGCCGCCTACGCCAAGGGCCCCGGCCTGGGCAACCTGATCTTCAGCGGGCTCGGCCAGCTCGGTGGTGCGAACGCGCTGAACATGGCCGTCGCGGGCACCGTCGGCGTGATCATCCTGGCGCTGCTGCTGGACGCCCTCTTCGTCCTGATCGGGCGGTTGACGACTTCGAGAGGTATTCGTGGCTGA
- a CDS encoding ABC transporter ATP-binding protein, with product MNPTTGHGVEICLEEVSKRYPGQKLPAVESVTMTIPAGETVVLVGPSGSGKTTTMRMINRLIEPSSGKITIGGQDVLGLDPDKLRREIGYSIQQAGLFPHMTVGENVGMVPGLVGWDKKRISERIDEMLDLVNLDPAEYRDRFPRQLSGGQQQRVGVARALAANPPVLLMDEPFGAVDPITRGVLQDELMRLQAELGKTIVFVTHDFDEAVKLGDRIAVLGERSKILQYDTPDAILANPADDTVAGFVGAGAALKQLTLRRVREIEVGQVPTAKVDEAPSVLKEKLGTRRGAIGLVLDKRNRPLRWASAREAGAVSSLDRAGRPVEDSVSPASTLQDALEAILTDDDGVAVVTGSRGEYVGVVDIDTVMNTIKALREEHADDSAEDE from the coding sequence ATGAATCCGACCACCGGGCACGGCGTGGAGATCTGCCTTGAGGAGGTCTCCAAGCGCTACCCGGGCCAGAAGCTGCCCGCCGTCGAGTCGGTGACCATGACCATCCCCGCCGGCGAGACGGTGGTGCTGGTCGGCCCGTCCGGCAGCGGCAAGACCACCACCATGCGGATGATCAACCGGTTGATCGAACCGAGCTCCGGCAAGATCACCATCGGCGGGCAGGACGTGCTGGGCCTCGACCCGGACAAGCTGCGCCGCGAGATCGGCTACTCGATCCAGCAGGCCGGCCTGTTCCCGCACATGACCGTCGGCGAGAACGTCGGCATGGTGCCCGGCCTGGTCGGCTGGGACAAGAAGCGGATCAGCGAGCGGATCGACGAGATGCTCGACCTGGTCAACCTGGACCCGGCGGAGTACCGCGACCGCTTCCCGCGGCAGCTCTCCGGCGGTCAGCAGCAGCGCGTCGGGGTGGCGCGGGCGCTGGCGGCCAACCCGCCGGTGCTGCTGATGGACGAGCCCTTCGGCGCGGTGGACCCGATCACCCGAGGTGTGCTGCAGGACGAGTTGATGCGCCTGCAGGCCGAGCTGGGCAAGACGATCGTGTTCGTCACGCACGACTTCGACGAGGCGGTCAAGCTCGGCGACCGGATCGCGGTGCTCGGCGAGCGCTCCAAGATCCTGCAGTACGACACGCCGGACGCGATCCTGGCCAACCCGGCCGACGACACCGTCGCCGGATTCGTCGGCGCCGGTGCCGCGCTCAAGCAGCTCACCCTGCGGCGGGTCCGCGAGATCGAGGTCGGCCAGGTGCCGACCGCGAAGGTGGACGAGGCGCCGTCGGTGCTCAAGGAGAAGCTGGGCACCCGCCGCGGCGCCATCGGCCTGGTGCTGGACAAGCGCAACCGCCCGCTGCGCTGGGCGTCGGCCCGGGAAGCCGGCGCGGTGTCGTCGCTGGACCGCGCGGGCCGGCCGGTCGAGGACAGCGTCTCGCCCGCCTCCACGCTGCAGGACGCGCTGGAGGCGATCCTCACCGACGACGACGGCGTCGCGGTGGTCACCGGTTCGCGCGGCGAGTACGTCGGCGTGGTCGACATCGACACGGTGATGAACACCATCAAGGCGCTGCGCGAGGAGCACGCCGACGATTCGGCCGAGGACGAGTGA
- a CDS encoding ABC transporter permease, protein MSSQFASDSGSRTAERLRLLAQPIAVVVLVTAVLVWAFGQDNDEVTARSINAPYILGLTWAHFLMSFAVALIVIAVAVPLGVLLSRPWARRAAPLVIGVANIGQAAPAVGLLVLFFLFTGGATGFWIAVLPIAFYALLPVLRNTIVGLQQVDRSLIDAGRGIGMSGAAVLLRIELPLAVPFILAGLRTALVLAVGTATLALFVGAGGLGEMIDTGYKLNDWTVMIVGSVLAMALALLVDWLGALAETYLSPKGLR, encoded by the coding sequence ATGAGCAGCCAGTTCGCTTCGGACTCCGGATCCCGCACCGCGGAGCGGTTGCGCCTGCTGGCGCAGCCGATCGCGGTGGTGGTGCTGGTCACCGCGGTGCTGGTCTGGGCGTTCGGCCAGGACAACGACGAGGTGACCGCGCGCAGCATCAACGCGCCGTACATCCTCGGCCTGACCTGGGCGCACTTCCTGATGAGCTTCGCGGTGGCGCTGATCGTGATCGCGGTGGCGGTGCCGCTGGGCGTGCTGCTCAGCCGCCCGTGGGCGCGCCGGGCCGCACCGCTGGTGATCGGTGTCGCCAACATCGGCCAGGCCGCGCCCGCGGTCGGTCTGCTGGTGCTGTTCTTCCTGTTCACCGGTGGTGCCACCGGGTTCTGGATCGCGGTGCTGCCGATCGCCTTCTACGCGCTGCTGCCGGTGCTGCGCAACACCATCGTCGGCCTGCAGCAGGTGGACCGGTCGCTGATCGACGCCGGTCGCGGCATCGGCATGTCCGGTGCCGCCGTGCTGCTGCGCATCGAGCTGCCGCTGGCGGTGCCGTTCATCCTGGCCGGGCTGCGGACCGCCCTGGTGCTGGCCGTGGGCACCGCGACGCTGGCGCTGTTCGTCGGCGCGGGCGGCCTCGGCGAGATGATCGACACCGGCTACAAGCTCAACGACTGGACGGTCATGATCGTCGGCTCGGTGCTGGCCATGGCGCTGGCGCTGCTGGTCGACTGGCTGGGCGCGCTGGCCGAGACCTACCTGTCGCCGAAGGGGTTGCGATGA
- a CDS encoding glycine betaine ABC transporter substrate-binding protein, translated as MKLRTSRRGALKLASLAMTGVLLSGCGLSSGSSVPLAVEPGSIQPVPELEGVTITVGSKNFTEQVVLGYIAQFALSAGGAEVRDLSSIVGSSTARNALQSGQIDILWDYTGTSWISYNGNNDPIPDARAQYEAVAKQDLERNGVAWTAIDYNVDNTYAFAVNQDAARRLGVEKLSDIPRVVAEHPDLATFCVDTEFANRNDGFPGVQQEYGFTADKSKVKTLTEGSIYQATANGTCTFGEVFTTDGRIKALDLKVLDDDKLFFPRYNIGVTTRDELLERYPQITAIFEPVSAALTNEELVRLNAQVDVDGRDPADVARDWMAEKGFVTIPGR; from the coding sequence ATGAAGCTGCGAACGTCGCGCCGCGGCGCGCTGAAACTGGCCTCGCTGGCGATGACCGGGGTGCTGCTGTCCGGCTGCGGGCTGAGCTCCGGCAGCTCGGTGCCGCTGGCGGTCGAACCCGGCTCGATCCAGCCCGTGCCGGAGCTGGAGGGCGTCACGATCACGGTGGGGTCGAAGAACTTCACCGAGCAGGTCGTGCTCGGCTACATCGCGCAGTTCGCGCTGTCCGCCGGTGGCGCCGAGGTGCGGGACCTGAGCAGCATCGTGGGGTCGTCCACGGCCCGCAATGCGCTGCAGAGCGGGCAGATCGACATCCTGTGGGACTACACCGGCACGTCCTGGATCAGCTACAACGGCAACAACGACCCGATCCCGGACGCCCGCGCCCAGTACGAGGCGGTCGCGAAGCAGGACCTGGAGCGCAACGGCGTCGCCTGGACCGCGATCGACTACAACGTGGACAACACCTACGCGTTCGCGGTCAACCAGGACGCGGCGCGGCGGCTGGGCGTGGAGAAGCTGTCGGACATCCCGCGGGTCGTCGCCGAGCACCCGGACCTGGCCACGTTCTGCGTGGACACCGAGTTCGCCAACCGCAACGACGGATTCCCCGGTGTGCAGCAGGAGTACGGCTTCACCGCCGACAAATCGAAGGTGAAGACGCTGACCGAGGGCAGCATCTACCAGGCGACCGCGAACGGCACCTGCACCTTCGGCGAGGTGTTCACCACCGACGGGCGGATCAAGGCGCTGGACCTGAAGGTGCTGGACGACGACAAGTTGTTCTTCCCGCGCTACAACATCGGCGTCACCACCCGCGACGAGCTGCTCGAGCGCTACCCGCAGATCACCGCGATCTTCGAGCCGGTGTCGGCGGCGCTGACCAACGAGGAACTGGTCCGGCTGAACGCCCAGGTCGACGTCGACGGCCGCGACCCGGCCGACGTGGCCCGCGACTGGATGGCGGAGAAGGGCTTCGTCACGATCCCCGGCCGCTGA
- a CDS encoding DUF6474 family protein — MPTESRRTAKAAKKADKRAAKAIKKGEHGRITPGNAKKVIGVAKVVGPVLLPFAVRAASALRNSYDRTRARHLGVPVDDLGTYTGHGAALHARIAGDSEALRALREQAEDAEARLVADQYAERTGARLMQLTTAVRAAERMPTQRRRSAHRAVDAELGRIEDDLLTRFGVPTRR; from the coding sequence ATCCCGACCGAGTCCCGCAGGACGGCCAAGGCCGCGAAGAAGGCCGACAAGCGGGCTGCCAAGGCGATCAAGAAGGGCGAGCACGGGCGCATCACGCCGGGCAACGCCAAGAAGGTGATCGGTGTGGCCAAGGTCGTCGGCCCGGTGCTGCTCCCGTTCGCCGTCCGCGCGGCGTCGGCGCTCCGCAACAGCTACGACCGGACGCGAGCCCGGCACCTCGGGGTTCCGGTGGACGACCTCGGCACCTACACCGGCCACGGCGCGGCGCTGCACGCGCGCATCGCAGGCGACTCCGAGGCGTTGCGCGCACTGCGCGAGCAGGCGGAGGACGCCGAGGCGAGGCTGGTGGCGGACCAGTACGCGGAGCGGACGGGCGCGCGGCTGATGCAGCTGACGACGGCGGTGCGGGCCGCGGAGCGGATGCCGACGCAGCGCCGCCGGTCGGCGCACCGCGCGGTGGACGCGGAGCTGGGCCGGATCGAGGACGACCTGCTGACCCGCTTCGGCGTCCCGACCAGGAGGTGA
- a CDS encoding BCCT family transporter, protein MDWVVFGISAVAAIAFIAWGVLGSESLQAFASGALEVLVRDGGWVFVLAGTAFVVFALWLAFSRYGRIPLGEDDEKPEFRTSSWIAMMFAAGMGIGLMFYGVSEPLTHFTSPPPGSAEAGTDAAVGTAMATSLFHWTLHPWAIYSVVGLAIAYASYRRGRKQLFSSAFVPFFGKGASESVPGRIIDALAVFATVFGTAASLGIGATQIAAGLTEVGWVASVGNTLLVVIITVLIAAFVISAVSGVSKGIQLLSNSNMILALLLAVFLFFVGPTVFILDVIPLSVGSYLADFGEMISRTGAIGGEDMHSWLSTWTIFYWAWWISWAPFVGMFIARISRGRTIRQFIGGVLMVPSVISLIWFAIMGGTALYQERDGANLTEAGGAEDQLFQVFRNLPLSAVASVLAMLLIINFFVTSADSASVVLGSMSQRGSAKPNKFVVVFWGLVIGGVAIVMLLTGGEDALSGLNNTTIIAASPFVIVVLLMCAALVKDLRSDPMMLREVKGAEVLEQAVITGTEEHDGEFQLVTTPVETDEEPASASAGGKE, encoded by the coding sequence ATGGACTGGGTGGTGTTCGGCATCTCCGCGGTCGCGGCGATCGCGTTCATCGCCTGGGGCGTGCTCGGATCCGAGTCGCTGCAGGCCTTCGCCAGCGGTGCCCTCGAGGTGCTGGTGCGCGACGGCGGGTGGGTGTTCGTGCTGGCCGGCACCGCGTTCGTGGTCTTCGCCCTGTGGCTGGCGTTCAGCCGGTACGGGCGCATCCCGCTGGGTGAGGACGACGAGAAGCCCGAGTTCCGGACCTCGTCGTGGATCGCGATGATGTTCGCCGCCGGGATGGGCATCGGTCTGATGTTCTACGGCGTTTCCGAACCGCTGACCCACTTCACCAGTCCGCCGCCCGGCAGCGCCGAGGCGGGCACGGACGCCGCGGTCGGGACCGCGATGGCGACCTCGCTGTTCCACTGGACCCTGCACCCGTGGGCGATCTACTCGGTGGTCGGCCTGGCCATCGCCTACGCCAGCTACCGGCGCGGCCGCAAGCAGCTGTTCAGCTCGGCGTTCGTGCCGTTCTTCGGCAAGGGCGCGTCGGAGAGCGTGCCCGGGCGGATCATCGACGCGCTCGCGGTGTTCGCGACCGTGTTCGGCACCGCCGCGTCGCTGGGCATCGGGGCGACCCAGATCGCGGCCGGTCTGACCGAGGTCGGCTGGGTCGCCTCGGTCGGCAACACGCTGCTGGTCGTGATCATCACGGTGCTTATCGCCGCGTTCGTGATCTCGGCGGTCTCGGGCGTGTCCAAGGGCATCCAGCTGCTGTCCAACAGCAACATGATCCTGGCGCTGCTGCTGGCCGTGTTCCTCTTCTTCGTCGGCCCGACGGTGTTCATCCTCGACGTCATCCCGCTGTCGGTGGGCTCCTACCTCGCCGACTTCGGCGAGATGATCTCCCGCACCGGCGCCATCGGCGGCGAGGACATGCACAGCTGGCTGTCCACCTGGACGATCTTCTACTGGGCGTGGTGGATCTCCTGGGCGCCCTTCGTCGGCATGTTCATCGCGCGGATCAGCCGCGGCCGCACCATCCGCCAGTTCATCGGCGGCGTGCTGATGGTGCCCAGCGTGATCAGCCTGATCTGGTTCGCCATCATGGGCGGCACCGCGCTCTACCAGGAGCGCGACGGCGCCAACCTGACCGAGGCGGGCGGTGCCGAGGACCAGCTGTTCCAGGTGTTCCGGAACCTGCCGCTGAGCGCGGTGGCCAGCGTGCTGGCGATGCTGCTGATCATCAACTTCTTCGTCACCAGCGCCGACTCCGCGTCGGTCGTGCTCGGTTCGATGTCGCAGCGCGGCAGCGCCAAGCCGAACAAGTTCGTCGTCGTGTTCTGGGGCCTGGTCATCGGCGGCGTCGCCATCGTGATGCTGCTGACCGGCGGAGAGGACGCCCTGAGCGGGCTGAACAACACCACGATCATCGCGGCCTCGCCGTTCGTGATCGTCGTGCTGCTGATGTGCGCTGCGCTGGTCAAGGACCTGCGCAGCGACCCGATGATGCTGCGCGAGGTCAAGGGGGCCGAGGTGCTCGAACAGGCCGTGATCACCGGCACCGAGGAACATGACGGCGAGTTCCAGCTGGTCACCACTCCGGTGGAGACCGACGAGGAGCCCGCGTCGGCCTCGGCGGGAGGGAAAGAGTAA